One window from the genome of Thermococcus siculi encodes:
- a CDS encoding valine--tRNA ligase yields MLPKTYDPNEIEPKWQKFWLDEKIYKYELDEKRPSYAIDTPPPFTSGTLHLGHVLSHTWIDIVARYKRMTGYNVLFPQGFDNHGLPTELKVEKEFGISKDQPDKFLQKCIEWTWQAIEAMRNQFIRIGYSADWDLEYHTMDDWYKAAVQKSLLEFYKKGMLYRSEHPVYWCPRCKTSLAKAEVGYVEEDGYLYYIKLPLADGSGHVPIATTRPELMPACVAVFVHPEDERYKDVVGKKVKLPIFEREVPVIADEDVDPEFGTGAVYNCTYGDEQDVVWQKRYNLPVIIAINEDGTMNENAGPYEGLKTEEAREKIAEDLEKMGLLYQKKKVHHRVLRHTERSSCMAPIELLPKKQWFIRVKDFTDDIVKVAEQINWYPSDMFLRLKDWADSMDWDWVISRQRVFGTPIPFWVCDNGEIILPNEEDLPVDPRFDKPPRKCSDGSDPEPVTDVLDCWVDSSLTALIISRWHDAIKGDEEGKRWFEHNFPTALRPQGTDIIRTWAFYTIFRTWVLTGEKPWDDILINGMVAGPDGRKMSKSYGNVVAPDEVIPKYGADALRLWTALAPPGEDHPFKWETVDYNYRFLQKVWNIYRFAERHLEGFDPASAPEELEPLDRWILSRLHRLIKFATEEMEKYRFNLLTRELMTFVWHEVADDYIEMIKYRLYGDDEESKLKAKAALYELLYNVMLLLAPLAPHITEELYHHMFKERVGAKSVHLLEWPKYDEGRIDEEAEKLGELAREIVGVMRRYKNGHGLSLNAKLKHVAIYATDSYEKLKAIERDIAGTMNIERLEIIRGEPELEERIIEIKPNFRTVGPKYGKLVPKITAYLKENAEEVAKALKESGKVEFEADGQRVELTKDDIVLRKAVFSEGEEVETAVVGDAVVLFF; encoded by the coding sequence GTGCTTCCTAAAACCTACGACCCCAACGAGATTGAGCCCAAGTGGCAGAAGTTCTGGCTCGATGAGAAGATATACAAGTACGAACTCGACGAAAAGAGGCCGAGCTACGCGATAGACACCCCGCCCCCGTTCACGAGCGGAACGCTCCACCTCGGCCACGTTCTCAGCCACACCTGGATCGACATAGTGGCCAGGTACAAGAGAATGACCGGCTACAACGTGCTCTTCCCGCAGGGCTTCGACAACCACGGCCTTCCGACCGAGCTGAAGGTCGAGAAGGAGTTCGGAATAAGCAAAGATCAGCCAGATAAGTTCCTCCAGAAGTGCATCGAGTGGACCTGGCAGGCCATAGAAGCGATGAGAAACCAGTTCATCCGCATAGGCTATTCAGCCGATTGGGACCTTGAGTACCACACCATGGACGACTGGTATAAGGCCGCCGTCCAGAAGTCCCTGCTCGAGTTCTACAAGAAGGGCATGCTCTACCGCTCGGAGCACCCGGTCTACTGGTGTCCGAGATGTAAGACGAGCCTCGCCAAGGCTGAGGTGGGCTACGTCGAGGAGGATGGTTACCTCTACTACATCAAGCTCCCGCTCGCCGATGGAAGCGGCCACGTGCCGATAGCCACCACCAGGCCAGAGCTTATGCCTGCCTGTGTGGCGGTCTTCGTCCACCCCGAGGACGAGCGCTACAAGGACGTTGTCGGCAAGAAGGTCAAGCTCCCGATATTCGAGAGGGAAGTCCCAGTTATAGCCGATGAGGACGTTGACCCCGAGTTCGGAACGGGAGCCGTTTACAACTGTACCTACGGTGACGAGCAGGACGTCGTCTGGCAGAAGCGCTACAACCTGCCCGTCATCATCGCGATAAACGAGGACGGCACCATGAACGAGAACGCCGGGCCATACGAGGGACTCAAGACCGAGGAAGCTAGGGAGAAGATCGCCGAAGACCTCGAAAAGATGGGCCTCCTCTATCAGAAGAAGAAGGTCCACCACAGGGTCCTCCGCCACACCGAGAGAAGCTCCTGTATGGCCCCGATTGAGCTGCTCCCCAAGAAGCAGTGGTTCATCAGGGTGAAGGACTTTACTGACGATATCGTCAAAGTCGCCGAGCAGATTAACTGGTACCCGAGCGACATGTTCCTCCGCCTCAAGGACTGGGCCGACTCTATGGACTGGGACTGGGTCATAAGCAGGCAGCGCGTTTTTGGAACACCGATTCCGTTCTGGGTCTGTGATAACGGTGAGATAATCCTCCCGAACGAGGAGGATCTACCCGTTGATCCGCGCTTCGACAAACCGCCGAGGAAGTGCTCCGACGGAAGCGATCCGGAGCCGGTAACGGATGTGCTCGACTGCTGGGTTGACTCGAGCCTCACCGCGCTGATCATAAGCAGGTGGCACGACGCCATCAAGGGGGACGAAGAAGGAAAGCGCTGGTTCGAGCACAACTTCCCGACCGCCCTGAGGCCGCAGGGAACCGACATCATCAGGACGTGGGCGTTCTATACGATATTCAGGACCTGGGTACTCACTGGCGAGAAGCCCTGGGACGACATCCTCATCAACGGTATGGTCGCAGGCCCGGACGGAAGGAAGATGAGCAAGAGCTATGGAAACGTGGTTGCGCCGGACGAGGTCATTCCGAAGTACGGCGCCGATGCTCTCAGGCTCTGGACTGCCCTCGCTCCGCCCGGAGAGGACCACCCGTTCAAGTGGGAGACGGTCGATTATAACTACCGCTTCCTCCAGAAGGTCTGGAACATCTACCGCTTCGCCGAGAGGCATCTGGAAGGCTTCGATCCAGCGAGTGCCCCGGAGGAGCTTGAGCCGCTCGACCGCTGGATACTCAGCAGGCTCCACAGGCTCATCAAGTTCGCCACGGAGGAGATGGAGAAGTACCGCTTCAACTTGCTCACTAGAGAGCTGATGACCTTCGTCTGGCACGAGGTTGCGGACGATTACATCGAGATGATCAAGTACCGCCTCTACGGAGACGACGAGGAGAGCAAGCTGAAGGCCAAGGCGGCCCTCTACGAGCTGCTCTACAACGTGATGCTCCTCCTCGCGCCGCTGGCGCCGCACATCACGGAGGAACTTTACCACCACATGTTCAAGGAGCGTGTCGGTGCCAAGAGCGTCCACCTCCTCGAGTGGCCGAAGTACGACGAGGGCAGGATAGACGAGGAGGCTGAGAAGCTCGGCGAGCTGGCGAGGGAGATAGTCGGCGTCATGAGGCGCTACAAGAATGGCCACGGCCTCTCGCTCAACGCCAAGCTCAAGCACGTGGCAATCTACGCCACCGACAGCTACGAGAAGCTCAAGGCCATTGAAAGGGACATCGCCGGAACCATGAACATCGAGAGGCTTGAGATAATCAGGGGCGAGCCAGAGCTTGAGGAGAGGATCATCGAGATAAAGCCGAACTTCAGGACAGTGGGGCCGAAGTACGGCAAGCTCGTGCCGAAGATCACCGCCTACCTCAAGGAGAACGCGGAAGAGGTTGCAAAGGCGCTCAAGGAGAGCGGAAAGGTCGAATTCGAGGCCGACGGTCAGAGGGTAGAACTCACCAAGGACGACATCGTGCTCAGGAAGGCGGTCTTCAGCGAGGGAGAAGAGGTCGAGACGGCGGTCGTCGGGGATGCCGTCGTTCTGTTCTTCTGA
- a CDS encoding class I SAM-dependent methyltransferase: MHELYTVLAEYYDTIYRRRAERIMEEIDFVEEIFREDAGRPVKGVLDLACGTGIPTLELARRGYDVIGLDLHEEMLEIARRKAKKEGLKIKFIQGDALKIEFEEEFDAVTMFFSSITYFDDSAIQQLFNSVKRALRPGGVFIADFPAWHYGGRDGPIVWDEVKGDERLVITDWREVEPAFQKLHFKRLVQIIKPDGSVKAFFVNDELNIYTPREMRLLAERYFTGVRIYGNLHRDLNPKEGRYWLVAIE; encoded by the coding sequence ATGCACGAGCTTTACACGGTTCTTGCCGAGTACTACGACACCATCTACCGGCGAAGGGCCGAGAGGATTATGGAGGAGATAGACTTTGTGGAGGAGATTTTCAGGGAGGACGCCGGGAGGCCCGTAAAAGGGGTTCTTGACCTCGCCTGCGGCACGGGCATCCCGACCCTTGAGCTGGCCCGGAGAGGCTACGATGTCATTGGTTTGGACCTCCACGAGGAGATGCTGGAGATAGCGAGGAGGAAGGCGAAAAAAGAAGGTCTAAAAATAAAGTTCATCCAAGGGGACGCCCTAAAGATCGAGTTTGAGGAGGAGTTCGACGCGGTAACTATGTTCTTCTCATCAATTACCTATTTCGATGATTCTGCAATTCAACAGTTATTTAATTCTGTGAAGAGGGCGCTCAGACCCGGAGGGGTTTTCATAGCAGACTTCCCAGCATGGCACTACGGCGGAAGGGACGGCCCGATAGTCTGGGATGAAGTGAAGGGAGACGAAAGGCTCGTGATCACCGACTGGCGTGAGGTGGAGCCGGCCTTCCAAAAACTCCACTTCAAGAGGCTCGTTCAGATAATCAAACCCGACGGGAGCGTTAAGGCTTTTTTCGTGAACGATGAACTCAACATCTACACGCCGAGGGAGATGCGGCTTTTGGCAGAGAGGTACTTCACGGGCGTCAGGATCTACGGAAACCTGCACCGCGACCTGAATCCGAAGGAAGGCAGGTACTGGCTCGTCGCCATCGAGTGA
- a CDS encoding molybdopterin molybdotransferase MoeA — protein sequence MREFKKLTPYREALSILLNDLTEIADVEEVSLDDALGRVLAEDVVSPIDSPPFDRAAVDGYGLRAEDTFQAREYSPVKIKVIDEIAAGEESRAKVEPGTAVKLLTGAKIPEGANAVLMQEMAERKGNIIRVLRPVAPGQNVAMKGEDVRKGEVVLRKGQILRPQDLAILKSLGFRTVRVKRKPRVGIIITGSELIEEFDEEALMHGRIIDSNSVMLKGLVKQYFGEPRFYGVLPDDEKKIGEVIRKAREENDLVLVTGGSAFGDMDFAHRFVNLLFHGTTIKPGRPIGYGERTFVMSGYPAAVFTQFHLYVKHALAKLVGARDYEVKVRAKLTERVPSQLGRYEFVKVRYENGTAKPIRKKGSGIISALVESNGYIVVPEDSEGYLEGESVEVVLY from the coding sequence ATGAGGGAGTTCAAAAAGCTGACACCGTATAGAGAGGCCCTCTCCATTCTCCTGAACGACCTGACGGAGATAGCCGATGTTGAGGAGGTTTCCCTCGATGATGCCCTCGGGAGGGTTCTGGCGGAGGACGTCGTTTCTCCGATTGACAGCCCGCCCTTTGACAGAGCCGCTGTTGACGGCTATGGCCTCCGGGCCGAGGATACATTCCAAGCAAGGGAGTACAGCCCGGTCAAGATAAAGGTAATCGACGAGATAGCTGCCGGCGAGGAGAGCAGAGCTAAGGTTGAACCCGGCACCGCGGTGAAACTCTTAACCGGTGCCAAAATACCCGAAGGGGCAAACGCAGTCCTGATGCAGGAGATGGCAGAGCGCAAGGGGAACATCATAAGGGTTCTCAGGCCGGTAGCCCCCGGCCAGAACGTTGCAATGAAAGGGGAGGACGTCAGAAAGGGCGAAGTCGTTCTCCGGAAGGGGCAGATTCTAAGGCCTCAGGACCTCGCGATTCTCAAGAGCCTCGGCTTCAGGACGGTCCGGGTCAAAAGGAAGCCCAGGGTTGGGATAATAATCACCGGAAGCGAACTCATTGAGGAATTCGATGAGGAAGCACTGATGCACGGCAGGATAATCGACAGCAACTCCGTGATGCTGAAGGGTCTCGTCAAACAGTACTTCGGCGAGCCAAGGTTCTACGGTGTTCTTCCAGATGACGAGAAGAAGATCGGAGAGGTCATAAGGAAGGCCCGCGAAGAGAACGACCTCGTTCTCGTTACGGGTGGTTCGGCCTTCGGTGACATGGACTTCGCCCACCGCTTCGTGAACCTGCTCTTCCACGGAACGACGATAAAGCCGGGAAGGCCGATAGGCTACGGCGAGAGGACCTTCGTGATGAGTGGCTACCCCGCCGCAGTTTTTACTCAGTTCCACCTCTACGTCAAGCACGCGCTGGCAAAACTCGTGGGTGCAAGGGATTACGAGGTGAAGGTCCGCGCGAAGCTCACGGAGAGGGTTCCGAGCCAGCTCGGTCGCTATGAGTTCGTCAAGGTCCGGTACGAGAACGGGACAGCAAAGCCGATACGAAAGAAGGGCAGCGGAATAATAAGCGCCTTGGTCGAGAGCAACGGGTACATAGTTGTTCCCGAGGACAGCGAGGGTTACCTCGAGGGAGAAAGCGTGGAAGTGGTGCTGTACTAG
- a CDS encoding MogA/MoaB family molybdenum cofactor biosynthesis protein → MGVHEHKKKAPKRFKFAVVTVSDTASRGEKEDKSGKFLIEELEKAGHERVYYNVVPDEKMEIIGALIEAFRAGADVLITSGGTGVAPRDVTIESIRPLFDKELTGFGEIFRLLSYEEIGTAAVMSRATAGIIKSSGRVMAVFCLPGSLGAARTGIKIILNEAGHVLKHAGE, encoded by the coding sequence ATGGGCGTTCACGAACACAAGAAAAAGGCCCCCAAGCGGTTCAAGTTCGCGGTTGTAACGGTCAGCGACACCGCGAGCAGGGGAGAAAAAGAAGATAAGAGCGGGAAGTTCCTGATCGAAGAGCTTGAGAAGGCGGGCCACGAGAGGGTTTACTACAACGTCGTCCCGGACGAGAAGATGGAGATAATAGGGGCGCTCATCGAGGCATTCAGAGCTGGGGCGGACGTGCTGATTACCTCCGGCGGGACCGGGGTTGCCCCGAGGGACGTCACCATAGAGAGCATCAGGCCGCTCTTCGACAAGGAGCTGACGGGCTTTGGGGAGATATTCAGGCTTCTCAGTTACGAGGAGATAGGAACCGCCGCGGTGATGAGCCGTGCGACCGCCGGGATAATAAAAAGCTCGGGCAGAGTTATGGCCGTCTTCTGCCTGCCGGGAAGTCTCGGAGCTGCCAGGACTGGAATAAAGATAATCCTGAACGAAGCGGGCCACGTGCTGAAGCACGCGGGTGAGTGA